aaaattgcaatcacacttttgcaatcccgcacaactaaccagcaagtgcactgggtcgtccaagtaataccttacgtgagtaagggtcgatcccacggagattgtcggcttgaagcaagctatggttatcttgtaaatcttagtcaggatatcaaagattatcagggttgattgtgaaaagtaaaaaaacatgaaataagtacttgttttgcagtaatggggaacaggctgaggttttggagatgctccatcttctgaatctctgctttcctactgtcttcttcatcaaacacgcaaggctccttccatggcaagctgtatgtagggtttcaccgttgtcaatggctacctcccatcctctcagtggaaatgttcaacgcaccctgtcacggcacggctatccatctgtcggttctcaatcaggccggaatagaatccaatgattcttttgcgtctgtcactaacgccccgccatctggagtttgaagctcgtcacaatcattcaatcattgaatcctactcagaataccacagacaaggtttagaccttccggattctcttgaatgccgccatcaattctagcttataccacgaagattctgattaaagaatccaagagatatctactcaatctaaagtagaacggaggtggttgtcaggcacgcgttcatagttgagaatatgatgagtgtcacgggtcatcacattcatccgggttaagaacaagtgatatcttagaacggaagcaagcatgattgaataagaaacagtagtaattgcattaatccatcaagacacagcagagctcctcacccccaaccatggggtttagagactcatgctgtaagaagtacacaaagaaacatgtaaagtgtcatgaggtacagatacaatgtcaaaagatcctattaatagtgaactagtaacctaaggtttacagaaatgagtaaatgacagaaaaatccacttccgggcccacttggtgtgtgcttgggctgagaattgaagctttcatgtgtagagaccttttctggagttaaacgccagctttcatgccagtttgggcgtttaactccaacttttatgccagttccagtgttaaacgctggaaattctgaggctgatttgcaacgccggtttgggccatcaaatctcgggcaaagtatggactattatacattgctggaaagcccaggatgtctacttttcaacgccgttgagagcgcgctaattgggcttcggtagctccagaaaatccacttcaagtgcagggaggtcagaatccaacagcatctgcagtccttttcagcctctaaatcggatttttgctcagatccctcaatttcagccagaaaatacctgaaatcacagaaaaactcacaaactcatagtaaagtccagaaaagtgaattttaactaaaaactaataaaaatatactaaaaactaactaaatcatactaaaaacatactaaaaacaatgccaaaaagcgtataaattatccgctcatcacatactATACCCTTTGAAgcttattttttttgtaatgaAAATTGTTATTGTGTTATCGTTAGTCATGGAAAACTTGGGTGTTTTAATTCAATATAAAGGTGATTTTTTTATTGCAAAAATCAAATCTGAGGTCACATTGGGAGTTAggaaaattttcaattaaaatatGAGGGTCAGATTTCTAGAGTGATAAGTTCAAATTTGAGGGTGTACAAATCGAAGGGTTTGATTTGTAggtagttaatttttttattttcaccgTAAGACAAATCGATagatcaaattttaaaataaaaataattaaaattcattAAGAATGCATTAGGTTTAGCATGGAACGGTGTCATTTTAAGGTTGCGGGAATTTTTTGTCCCTAAACCTTTCTGCCACTTCAACGTGGGACACTGTTACGGCCATGTTAACATAACAGCATCCACGTCAGATATCTCCGTTACGTTTCACAATCTCAATTGGACAGAAGGATCCCAATGTCCTAGTTTTGTGAAAGATATCTGACAGTGGAGACGTACCTACATTCACACTATCTTGATTTGTTGTTCTTAATCTTAATGTGtgattctttaattttcttcaaCCAAAATCTACCAAATTCTTATTTATGCTAAATAACAACTCTCTGATGGAGCCAGGGTTGCAAAGTGATTTTGGTATGTAGGAACCAAAAACTTggagttctatttatacttatTTATTGGTTTTCATTAAACCCTAAAGGCCCAAGTAAAATAGAATCTGATTTTACTCTCATTTAAacccaaatcaaaagtaataatgattTATTCTATTTAACATTTATAACCATAAATGAGATTAACTATATATAAATCATATAATATGAAATAGCTAATGTGATTATAATTGATTATATGTATTGcccacaaataaattaaaaattataattttctaACAATATAGTGACTCATTTTGTGTACACATAAAACGATCAATAAACAATGATTGTTAATCAACAAATAACAATACataagaatgaaaaacagtTATGCAATAGTAATTACTAAAAGCAAAATCATGTATTTGTTTTCTCAACTAGACTTATGTCGTTTTTATCTTTTCCGTAGGCTTTTTCCTTCCAAATGTTTGAAACTTCTTCAAAGGTCAATCCTTTTGTCTCTGGCATGTAAAtgatcacaaaaacaattgcaaCCACAGTGACTCCCAAGAGAATCATGAAACTCCCACCAAGCCCTATGGCATCAACTACTGAAAGAAAACTAATAGACATTATAACACTACAAATCCAATTCACAGTTGCAGACATGCCACCACATATTCCTCTATACTCTTCAGGATAAATCTCTGAGTTCACTGCCCATGGCACAGGACCCATACCAGGGGCAAAGAATATGATATACAAAGCCAAACCAACAATCGCAAGCCAAGCATATACTTGACTGGCATTGCCATGTCCTATAATAAAGCATGCCACAGAGAGGATGGTCAAGGCTATAGCCACACCTGATAAGCTACCAAGAGTAAGCTTTTTGCGGCCTGAAGCGTCGATAAGATAGATTCCAAGAATTGTGCCACCGGCATTCAAGCCAGAAACAACGAGGGACAAGAACAATGCAGCGTCATTTGATTTGAACCCAGCTAATTGGATTATTATTGGACTATAATACATGACAATGCTAATACCGGTAAATTGTTGGAATGCTTGAAGTCCAGCCCCACATATAAACGCAACTCTAATTTCTTTCAGTTTGAACACATCACTGTAGTTAACTTTGAccttatttttctgttctttcTCCAAGTGAAATTTGAGAATCTCAATCTCATCTTCTAAACGAGGTGATGGGTAAATCTTGGATAGAACATTAGCGGCTGCTTCTTTCTTATTCTGTAggttaaagaaaaaaaattcacataCAAGAAGAATAACAATGAATTTCGAATATGTTTTACATGTATTGACATGTATAGGTTTTACCTTAAAATAGAGCCATCTTGGGGATTCGGGGAGGAAGATCATAAAAACTAATTGGACCACTGCAGGTGATCCTGCAACTCCGAGCATCCAACGCCACGTACCCGGGACCTACATGCAAAAAATGATTTTATCAGGAAact
The Arachis stenosperma cultivar V10309 chromosome 7, arast.V10309.gnm1.PFL2, whole genome shotgun sequence genome window above contains:
- the LOC130939614 gene encoding inositol transporter 1-like yields the protein MVAADMNISRRAGSFNYLEKHPERRISIFQNSYIVAITLTAGIGGLLFGYDTGVISGALLYIKEDFEQVKNSYFLQELIVAMALVGAIFGATIGGYINDVLGRKMAIVVADFCFAVGSLIMVIAPNPYVIIIGRFLVGLGVGAASVTAPVYIAEVSPSEIRGGLVGFNALMITGGQFLSFVINYALTKVPGTWRWMLGVAGSPAVVQLVFMIFLPESPRWLYFKNKKEAAANVLSKIYPSPRLEDEIEILKFHLEKEQKNKVKVNYSDVFKLKEIRVAFICGAGLQAFQQFTGISIVMYYSPIIIQLAGFKSNDAALFLSLVVSGLNAGGTILGIYLIDASGRKKLTLGSLSGVAIALTILSVACFIIGHGNASQVYAWLAIVGLALYIIFFAPGMGPVPWAVNSEIYPEEYRGICGGMSATVNWICSVIMSISFLSVVDAIGLGGSFMILLGVTVVAIVFVIIYMPETKGLTFEEVSNIWKEKAYGKDKNDISLVEKTNT